A region from the Anoplolepis gracilipes chromosome 2, ASM4749672v1, whole genome shotgun sequence genome encodes:
- the LOC140662882 gene encoding uncharacterized protein, which produces MEQMMENDVDGVADENNKERLDTNADVSDNRENLALRKEFQEEEEEKKQKDVDKADESFILDEELEEYDDEEERHGELEDEEIEEKKDIQSIATISAAAEKPEEEVHEVIEPDHVLAEIPVEIFASRETMIRKLKEFLVEQTELRRKNRLLEVWIIKHMKKTQEKVIFTDTTKESEQMEQIYTQTLYTYKQQLDDIIEKRVRTTAEMQSYEDKVRKMRDENTRVFDQLLDREREVATGLIYAKTGRKITEKAVNEITRRQMSRREILARNCYEYIVLQHRFDEVRTLLRNLETLGEGMTTMDYEVLYISHVNNKDKLDERDRELEKLRNKIAEVVNGVAHYKEKETCLAEDIEFEERELDEYRERTARVREDVNKLHLILKDLRQAHAEKRLEGGLLMVPPVLREMERTIKSLDALRNDIEIIKREIQQDGPANGEKRKILAMPMITQGKPGRS; this is translated from the exons ATGGAGCAAATGATGGAGAACGATGTGGACGGAGTCGCCGACGAG AACAATAAAGAAAGGTTAGATACGAATGCTGACGTAAGTGACAATCGTGAGAATTTGGCACTGAGGAAAGAATTTcaagaagaagaggaggagaaGAAGCAGAAGGACGTAGACAAAGCGGATGAGTCTTTTATTCTGGATGAGGAACTGGAGGAATATGATGATGAGGAAGAAAGGCACGGAGAACTCGAAGATGAGGaaatagaagagaaaaaggataTACAATCTATTGCGACAATCTCTGCCGCGGCAGAAAAGCCCGAAGAGGAAGTGCATGAAGTGATAGAGCCCGATCACGTGCTCGCTGAGATACCAGTCGAG ATTTTTGCCAGTCGCGAGACAATGattagaaaattgaaagaatttcTAGTCGAGCAAACAGAACTACGAAGGAAAAACAGGCTTCTTGAAGTGTGGATTATCAAGCACATGAAAAAG ACACAAGAGAAAGTGATATTCACAGATACGACAAAGGAATCCGAGCAAATGGAACAGATTTATACCCAaacattatatacgtataaacaGCAGCTCGATGATATAATAGAGAAAAGAGTACGGACGACGGCCGAGATGCAGAGTTACGAGGACAAAGTGCGAAAGATGCGCGATGAGAACACACGAGTGTTCGACCAACTTCTGGATCGCGAGAGAGAAGTGGCGACGGGTCTCATTTACGCGAAGACCGGACGAAAGATCACGGAGAAGGCTGTCAACGAGATAACCCGTCGGCAG ATGTCACGACGCGAGATTCTCGCCCGCAATTGTTACGAGTATATCGTTCTGCAGCATCGTTTCGACGAGGTAAGAACACTGCTGCGAAATCTGGAAACCCTCGGGGAAGGAATGACTACTATGGATTACGAGgttttatatatctctcatGTAAATAATAAGGATAAATTGGACGAACGCGACAgagaattagaaaaattacgcAACAA AATCGCTGAAGTGGTTAACGGAGTCGCTCACTACAAGGAAAAGGAGACATGCCTCGCGGAGGACATCGAGTTTGAAGAACGCGAATTGGATGAGTATCGCGAACGGACAGCCAGAGTTCGAGAGGATGTCAATAAGCTCcatttaattctaaaagatTTACGACAAGCTCATGCCGAGAAGAGGCTCGAAGGCGGGTTGCTGATGGTTCC GCCGGTACTGCGTGAGATGGAGAGGACGATAAAGTCGCTGGACGCTTTAAGGAATGACATTGAGATAATCAAGCGCGAGATTCAACAGGACGGCCCTGCAAAcggagagaagaggaagataTTGGCAATGCCGATGATAACACAAGGCAAACCGGGTCGTTCCTAA